The sequence below is a genomic window from Paenibacillus sp. DCT19.
TAGAGCAGGCTTGCCATATCTCAATTCCGTTGGGTGATATTTTTGACCATCCTACCGTTCATGAACTGGCAACATATATCGAGGAAACGCACCATGACTGGCAATTGACGTCAACACCGCTCACAGCAATCCAACGCGAACAGACTACGGATATCGTTGTGGATGCATTAACTGAGAAGGAAGTCGAGGAATTACTCGCAGCTCTATTAGAGGAGGATCAGCATCTTGGATAAAATTGAGACCTCAATGGAACAAAAGAGAGAACTACTCAAAGCGCTTTTGCAAAAGAAAGGTGAGAAGAAGTACTTCCCACTTTCATATACACAGCAGCGACTCTGGTTCATACATCAGTTCGATCCAGTGAATGTCGGTTATAACATTTCATTAAACTGGCGTATTCGTGGTTCATTGGATTGGCAAGTGCTTGAGCGGTGTTTTCAGGTGATTGTGGATCGTCATGATTCACTCCGCGCTACGTTTCACAATATGAATGGTCAAGTTGTTCAATCAATTCAGCCTCAGCTGCAGTTCAAGCTGGAACGGTTATCCCTGGATAAGGAACAAGAGGTTGAACAGGCGATTGTGGAGCGTGTGGAGCAGGAGAAGAATCGTGTCTTTGATCTTGGAAAAGGTCCGTTGTTCAGGGCTGCTGTTCTCCCGGTTGACGAGAATGATCATGTACTGCTCGTCAATATGCATCACATTATATCTGATGGCTGGTCGATCCGTCTGCTGTCCGAGGAGTTAACAACACTGTACTCCACGATGGTGAAGGGAAGCTCGTACACACTTGCACCGCTCGATATCAAATACAGTGATTATGTGGTGTGGCAACGAGACTGGCTACAGAGTGAGCAGGCAAGTGAACAGATGAAGTTCTGGAAGGAGCGGCTGGACGGTGTACAGATGCTGCAGCTTCCAACTGACTTCCCCCGGCCTTCTGTACAGACGTATCGGGGAGATCATGCTAGATTTAGCCTGTCATCTACACTGGAGAAGTCTCTCCAGCAATACAGTCGTGAGCATAAAGTGACACTTTACATGATCTTTCTATCTGCGTTCAAAACCCTAATGTACCGTTACAGCCAGCAGGAGGACATTGCTGTAGGTACACCTATTGCCAATCGGGTACGACAGGAAGTCACACCTCTCATTGGATCGTTTGTGAATACACTTGTGATGCGAACTTCGCTTCAGGGAAATACAAGTTTTGCTGAAGTGGTGCAGAAGGTTAAGAACGAGGCAATGTTAGCATACAAAAATCAGGATCTACCGTTCGAGAAGCTGGTCGAGGAGCTTCAGCCCGATCGAGATCCGGGTGTGTCGCCACTATTTCAAGTGTTGTTCACGATGGAAGAGAACGATGATGTCACTCTACAGTTGGACACGCTTGAGATGGGAGCAATAGAGGTGGATTGGAGAACATCTTTGTTCGACCTGTCGCTGACGATGGAGCAGAATCACGACGGACTTCGTGGCTTATTCGAATATAATACCGACCTGTTTCACGAAGAAACGGTGGCTCGCATGGTAGGTCATTTCCAGCGGCTTCTTGAACAGGCCATGGCTAATCCAGAGCAGACTTTGGATCAATTTGAGCTATTGTCTGCCCCAGAACGCCACCAACTACTGGTCGATTGGAATGAGACGGATCAAGCCTATGATTGGAGCTGTCTTGTACATCAGCTGGTAGAAGAGCAAGCAGCTAGAGCGCCCGAAGCACTCGCTGCAACGGACAAGGATCGGCAGATCACGTATGGTGAGCTGAACGAACGGGCGAATGTCTTGGCGCATACTCTCCGTAAGCGGGGAGCGCATCCGGGGAGTTATGTGGGAGTCTGCACGGAGCGTTCTGTTGACTGGTTGGTTGGCATGCTTGGCGTGTTCAAATCAGGAGCCTGCTATGTGCCGCTCGACCCGACCTATCCAGAGGAACGACTGGCTTGTATGATGGCGGATGCCAATGTCCCGCTGTTGGTGACCCATTCGCAAGTGCTGAACCGGTTGACTATAGAGCCATCGGTAGAGGTACTCTGTTTGGATCGGGAATCGGATTGGGAAACGTGGGATAGCGGCGAGAATCTTGAGAGCAGTAAAAACAGTGATTACAGTGAGTACAGAGCTAATCCAGAGCCATGGTCAACTGCGCAAGATCCAGCCTATGTGATCTATACATCGGGTTCTACAGGACAGCCTAAGGGCGCAATCCTTCGTCATCAAGGCTTGCTGAATGTTGTTTTGTGGCACCAGGGTCGGTTTGGGACAAGCCCGGCAGACCGCGGCGCTCAGATCGCGCGGATGGGCTTTGACGCTTCCTTGCTGGAAACTTGGCCGTTGCTCTGCTCCGGAGGCAGTGTGCACCTGATGGAGCAAGAGATTGTGCTGAACCCGGAGGGATTGCAACACTGGTTGCTGGATCACCAGATCACACTGAGCTGCTTCCTGCCTCCAGTGGTCGCAGAGCAACTGCTGCCGCTTACCTGGCCGCAGGATGGGGCATTGCGAGCACTGCTCGCAGGTGGTGAACGATTGCAAATGCGTCCACCCGCGCATCTCACCTTTGATTACGTGAACATCTATGGACCAACGGAGTGTACGATTCTCAGTACTGTTTCTACGGTGGAGGCAGAGGATGGCAGCTTTACCCCTCCATCGATTGGCGGTGCGCTCCCGAATACACAGTTGTATGTGTTAGATGCTTACCAGAATCCAGTACCTCGGGGTGTGCCCGGTGAGCTGTACATTGGTGGGGTTGGGGTCGCTATTGGGTACTTGAACCGGGAGGAGCTGAATGCCGAGAAGTTTGTGGCACATCCGTTCCGATCAGGAGAGCGCTTGTATCGAACCGGAGACTTGGTGAAATACAACGCGGATGCCACCTTGAGCTACATTGGTCGTGCGGATCATCAGGTGAAGATCCGGGGATTCCGCATCGAATTGGGTGAGATCGAGTCGGTTTTAGTGGGTCATCCAGCTGTACATAGCGTCATTGTGCAGGCACGGGAGATTGGTGAAACAGGGATGCAACTGGTTGCTTACATTGCAACTCAGCCGGAGTCCTCCCGTGGCAAAGCCACTGTCGTACTGGTCAACGAGCTACGTGAATATATGAAGCCGAAGCTGCCACAATTCATGTTGCCTGCGGCATGGGTCGTATTGGATCGATTCCCTGTAACACCAAACGGCAAGGTGGATCGTAAAGCCCTGCCCGAACCAACGCCGAGTGAGCTGTATGGCGCACAGGACTATGTGGCTCCGCGACATCCGGTGGAAGAGATGCTGGCGGGAATCTGGTCAGACGTGCTGGGGTTACAGCGGATTGGTGCGCATGATCATTTCTTTGAGCTTGGGGGTCATTCCCTTCTAGCCACACAGATTGTATCTCGGGTGAAGAAGCTGTTTGGCATCGAGTACCCACTTGCCCAAGTCTTTCAACGCCCGGTGCTTTCGCAGATGGCGAAGTCCATTCGTGAGATTCAGGAAATTCAGGAAGAACGAATTGCCCCTGAAGAGATTGTTAGGACTTCTCGGGAGCAGGAATTGCCATTGTCCTATGCACAGCAACGGATGTGGTTCTTTGAACAGATGTACCCAGGCAATCGCAGTTATCATATTCCTTCCCTTTGGCGAATTCATGGGCAGTTGCGGCCAGATCTGCTTGAGAATAGCTTAGCGAAATTGATACAGCGGCATGAGTCGCTCCGTACCTGCTTTTTATCTGGATCAAACGGAGATCCGGTGCAGCACATTTTACCGACGTTACCTTCTGTGTTTACTTATCTGGATTGGCAGGGTCATTCTAATCCGCTTGAACAGGCGCTTCACAGGATTGATGAAGATCGCGATCAAGCCTTTTCACTGCAGGAAGGCCCACTTCTGGGCGCATTGTTAATTCAGATTGCACCGCAAGAATATCTGTTTAGTGTGACGATGCATCATATTATATCGGATGGCTGGTCTATGAGTATTTTTGCCCGGGAATTGGGTGAATTGTATTCCGCTTTGGATGGTTCAGCTGTCATTGCTGATGAAATTGACGAAACTGGTGTATCTGCTGGATTGGATGGATCTACTGGATTGAGAAATGTAGCAGAACGGGTATTGCCAGAGCTACCTATTCATTATGCTGACTTCGCGGTGTGGCAACGAAAGTGGATTGCGGATGGAATATTGGAACAACAGATGCAGTACTGGAGGCAGCAATTACTGGGGGTATCGGTACTGCAGTTGCCGACGGATTACCCGCGTCCTGCTGTTCAGACATTTGATGGAGCTGCGGTACGTTTCACGCTAGCGCCTTCTCTACTCCAATCCTTGCAGCAGCTAAGCCGCCGTGAAGGAGTAACGTTATACATGCTGTTGCTGTCTGCGTGGAATGTGCTCTTATACCGTTATAGTCAGCAAGAGGATATTACGGTAGGTACACCGATTGCGAACCGGAACCAAGAAGCAACCGAGGGGCTGATCGGTTTCTTTGCGAATACACTCGTGATGCGCGCACACCTGTCGGATGATTTACATTTTCGAGAGTTGTTGTCCCAGGTGAAGGAAATGGCACTGGGTGCCTACATGCATCAAGATGTGCCGTTTGAGAAGCTCGTAAGCGAACTCCAGCCTGATCGTGAACCGAGCTACACTCCGCTGTTTCAAGTGTTTTTTGCATTACAGAATGCACCTGGAGATGATATTCGACTTCCGAACATAAAGGTGACTTCAGTAGAGCAGGCAAGCACAACTGCATTATTCGACCTGTCTCTGATTATGGAGGAAAGCGGCGAAGGTATATCGGGAGAATTGATATACAATACAGGATTGTTCGATCAGCAAAGCATCCAGCGGATGGTAGGGCATCTACACATTTTACTGGAAGGTATCTCAAGTGCGCCGGAACAGGTTATTAGCCATTTACCTTTGTTATCCAAGGAAGAAGAGAATCTTCTGTTAGTGGAATGGAATCGCACTGAGGGGGATTATTCCCTTGAGCAATGTGTACATGAACTATTCGAGATGCATGCGGCAAGTGCACCTAATCAACTGGCAGTAGCTTACTTGAATGAGCAGTTAAGTTATGGAGAGATGAACCGTAAAGCGAATCAACTGGCTCATGAGCTTCGCAGACGAGGCGTTGTTCCTGGTACCAATGTAGGTGTGTACATCGATCGTTCTCCTGAATGGCTGACTGCGATGGTTGCTGTATTTAAGTCCGGAGGATGTTACGTTCCACTCGATCCGAGTTATCCCGAAGGAAGACTGGAATATATGATGCAGGATGCTCGTGTTCCACTACTGATTACACAGTCTGTTCTGATGGATCGTTTGCAATGGACGGCAGAAACGATCTGTATTGATCAGGAGGAAACGTGGCTCAGGAGTGGTAATGACAACAATCCTTCGATAACGGCAACGCCGGACGATGCAGCCTATATCATCTACACATCAGGCTCGACGGGTCTGCCCAAAGGTGTTGTGCTCAAGCATCGCGGTCTCCTCAACGTTGCACGTTGGCATCACGAGCGGTATAACGTAACCCCACGTGATCGCGCTGCACAAGCTGCACGGATGGGCTTCGATGCCTCGATTCTAGAGGTGTGGCCATTCCTAAGTGCTGGGGCGAGTATTCATATTTGGGAGCAGGATATCGTTGCGGATGCAGAGGCGATTCGAGAGCGGATTAACGCCGAAGGTATTACCCGTTGCTTCTTATCTCCTATTATTGCAGAACAGCTCTTGGATCAACGCTGGCCGTCCGATGGATCACTGCGCACAATGATGACTGGTGGAGATCGGCTTCAGGTTCAACCGCCAGCTGGTTTGCCTTTTGAATATACGAACCATTATGGTCCAACAGAATATACCATTCTCTGTACAGCAGGAACGGTAGCCCCGAAGAAGGCAGATACGCTGAATGTGGCTCCTTCCATCGGGAGTGTTCTGCCCAATACCGAGTTATACGTGCTGGATCGTCAGCGTAATCTGGTACCGGTTGGTGTACCGGGTGAATTGTATATCGGTGGTGTAGGACTGGCTGTTGGTTATCTTAACCGCGAAGAGCTAACAGCTGAGGCATTCATTCCACATCCGTTCAAGGCTGGAGAGCGTCTGTATCGAACGGGGGATCTGGTTCGTTATCGAACAGATGCTACATTGGAATTTGTTGGACGAGCAGATCATCAGGTGAAGCTTCGTGGCTTCCGAATTGAACTGGGTGAGGTTGAGTCCGTGTTGGCAGGGCATCCAGCCGTGAATTCTGCCATCGTTCAGGTAAGAGAGACTGCAGGTACAGGCAGACAATTGGTCGCTTATTTTACATTACAGGGTGAGCAGGAGCAGATGGTGTCAGAGCTTCGGAGCTATATGAAGCAAAAGCTGCCACAGTATATGATCCCAGCCGCTTGGGTTCATCTTGATGAGTTGCCTCTTACACCGAATGGAAAGGTAGACCGCAAAGCATTACCTGAACCGAATACACAAGAGAATGACAATAAGGAGAATCATGTAACGCCTCGTACACCTGTTGAAGAAGTGCTGTGTGAGATCTGGAGTGAGGTTCTGGGGTTACACAGATCGGTGTGGCAGATAATTTCTTCGAGCTAGGCGGCGACTCTATTGTCAGTATCCAGATGATTTTCAAAGCGAATGAGCGTGGCATTGCTCTCAAAAATCAACAGGTCTTCCTCTATCCTACCATCGCCGAACTTGCTGTTCGGGCTGGAGAGGTACGGAGCTTAAATGAAGATCAGGGATCGGTGACTGGTACAGCGCCGCTAACTCCGATCCAGGAATGGTTTTTTGCACAACAACATGCGAGCCCGAATCACTGGAATCAGTCCGTAGTGATCAAGGTAGGAGAGCCACTGCAGCTGGATATCCTGCACCAGTCGCTAGAGCTGCTGGAGTCTCATCACGATGCATTGCGTATGACGTTTAGCCTGGACAACCAACAACAAGCATGGACGCAGACCTGTCGTGACTCAGGTACCGAGGTACAACTTACGATTCGTGATTTATCTCATGTACAGGATGCGGATATCCAAGCGACAGTAACGTCTGAATTGAATCAGATTCAGTCCAGTTTGGATATTGAAGCAGGCCCATTGTGGCATTCCCTTTACATGCGTATGGGTTCCACACGGCCAGATCTACTGGCAATCGTAATTCACCATCTGGTCGTGGACAGTGTATCGTGGCGAATTGTAATGGAGGATCTGGAGAATATCTACATGAAGCTGGCGTCCCAGCAGAAAGTTCGTCTTCCGTTAAAAACGACGTCGTACCTGAAATGGTCAGAGCGACTGGCTGACTATGCAAGCCATAACATTCCCGAACAAGTTGAGCAGTACTGGACACATGTCAGTGAGCAGATTAAATGGCATGAATTCCAGCTTAAATTAGACGATGCACAAGGTAGCAATCAGGTAGTAGATACGGCAGTTGTCCTCAGAACGTTGAAGGTGGAGCCAACGACTGTATTGCGAGAGGAAGTTACTCGGCAGTTGCATGTTCAGGTTAATGAGGTCTTATTTGCTGCTTTTGCCAGCACGTTAGCGAATTGGAGTGCAAGCGACCATGTATGGATTCATCTTGAAGGGCATGGCCGTGAAGAGATCGCTGAGGATCTGAACCTGAACCGTACGATTGGATGGTTTACCAGTATGTATCCTGTGTACGTCAATCTCAGTGGTGTTCATCAAGTAGACGGACTGATCAAGCATGTTCAGGAGCAGCTTCTCCGTATTCCGAACAAAGGCATGGATTATGGCATTTTGCGCTATTTGAAGCACCATCCCGTGTTAACTCAGAATGCTGTAGCACCCATAGCCAGCTTTAATTATCTGGGTCAATACCAGACGTCCGGTAAATATTCCGGATTTGAGGAAACGGAAGAGTATACGAGCCTTGACTGGGGTTCAGATAATGAACGAGGTCATCTGATTGATGTGGTGTGCTGGATTTCAGGTGGAGAACTTCATTTGAAATGGATGTATAGCAGCCGTCAATTTTCACAGAGTAGCGTGGAAAGAGCAGCAGATTATTTTAATGAAGTGATCCAAGAGGCTGTGGCACTAGTCCAACATACTGGAATGGTCAATAAGCTGTCCCAAGTGCTCCAAGATAACCAATTATCCGAATTCGAACTGGAGAGTATTGCAAACGAACTAGAGGAGGAGTACTGACCGTGAAGAACAAAGATGTTGTCGATATCTATCCTCTGTCGCCGATCCAACAGGGAATGCTGTTCCATTCCCTGTACGATCAGGGTATACAGGCTAACGATACGTACCTTACTCAGATCAATCTTGAAGTGGAGGGTTCGCTGAACCCGGACAAGATGGAGGAAGCTTGGAACATTTTGATTGAGCGGCACTCCGTTTTTAGAACCCGATTTCTCTGGAATAGCACAGCAGAACCTTTGCAGGCTGTATATCGTCAAGCACGGATTACACTTGAACGGCATGATTGGCAAGCGCTTGAAACCTCAGACAGAGAAGCTGCTCTGGCACGTTTTCTTACCGAGGATCAGGAGCGGGGCATTGATCTAAAAAAGGTTCCTTTAATGCGTGTATCCCTAATTCAGTGGGAAGATGAGCGCTACAATATGGTGTGGATGTGCCACCATCTGTTGTTTGACGGATGGAGCTTCTCGGTTGTACAGGCAGAGTTGCTTCATATATATCAATCGTTGGTACGTGGGCAACACATGCAGTTACCCGAGGTGCGTCCTTATAGAGACTTCATTCATTGGCTTCGAAATCAGGATGCTGGGGCGGCTGAAACGTTCTGGAAACAGGAGTTACGGGGCTTTGATTCACCAACTCAGCTCGGAATGAACCTTGGCGGAAGTGCAGAAGAAGGGACTTCATCAGCTCAGCATGATCTAATCATTCCGGAGGAGTACACTACTGCGATCAAAAAACTAGCTACTGAGAGC
It includes:
- a CDS encoding non-ribosomal peptide synthetase, producing MDKIETSMEQKRELLKALLQKKGEKKYFPLSYTQQRLWFIHQFDPVNVGYNISLNWRIRGSLDWQVLERCFQVIVDRHDSLRATFHNMNGQVVQSIQPQLQFKLERLSLDKEQEVEQAIVERVEQEKNRVFDLGKGPLFRAAVLPVDENDHVLLVNMHHIISDGWSIRLLSEELTTLYSTMVKGSSYTLAPLDIKYSDYVVWQRDWLQSEQASEQMKFWKERLDGVQMLQLPTDFPRPSVQTYRGDHARFSLSSTLEKSLQQYSREHKVTLYMIFLSAFKTLMYRYSQQEDIAVGTPIANRVRQEVTPLIGSFVNTLVMRTSLQGNTSFAEVVQKVKNEAMLAYKNQDLPFEKLVEELQPDRDPGVSPLFQVLFTMEENDDVTLQLDTLEMGAIEVDWRTSLFDLSLTMEQNHDGLRGLFEYNTDLFHEETVARMVGHFQRLLEQAMANPEQTLDQFELLSAPERHQLLVDWNETDQAYDWSCLVHQLVEEQAARAPEALAATDKDRQITYGELNERANVLAHTLRKRGAHPGSYVGVCTERSVDWLVGMLGVFKSGACYVPLDPTYPEERLACMMADANVPLLVTHSQVLNRLTIEPSVEVLCLDRESDWETWDSGENLESSKNSDYSEYRANPEPWSTAQDPAYVIYTSGSTGQPKGAILRHQGLLNVVLWHQGRFGTSPADRGAQIARMGFDASLLETWPLLCSGGSVHLMEQEIVLNPEGLQHWLLDHQITLSCFLPPVVAEQLLPLTWPQDGALRALLAGGERLQMRPPAHLTFDYVNIYGPTECTILSTVSTVEAEDGSFTPPSIGGALPNTQLYVLDAYQNPVPRGVPGELYIGGVGVAIGYLNREELNAEKFVAHPFRSGERLYRTGDLVKYNADATLSYIGRADHQVKIRGFRIELGEIESVLVGHPAVHSVIVQAREIGETGMQLVAYIATQPESSRGKATVVLVNELREYMKPKLPQFMLPAAWVVLDRFPVTPNGKVDRKALPEPTPSELYGAQDYVAPRHPVEEMLAGIWSDVLGLQRIGAHDHFFELGGHSLLATQIVSRVKKLFGIEYPLAQVFQRPVLSQMAKSIREIQEIQEERIAPEEIVRTSREQELPLSYAQQRMWFFEQMYPGNRSYHIPSLWRIHGQLRPDLLENSLAKLIQRHESLRTCFLSGSNGDPVQHILPTLPSVFTYLDWQGHSNPLEQALHRIDEDRDQAFSLQEGPLLGALLIQIAPQEYLFSVTMHHIISDGWSMSIFARELGELYSALDGSAVIADEIDETGVSAGLDGSTGLRNVAERVLPELPIHYADFAVWQRKWIADGILEQQMQYWRQQLLGVSVLQLPTDYPRPAVQTFDGAAVRFTLAPSLLQSLQQLSRREGVTLYMLLLSAWNVLLYRYSQQEDITVGTPIANRNQEATEGLIGFFANTLVMRAHLSDDLHFRELLSQVKEMALGAYMHQDVPFEKLVSELQPDREPSYTPLFQVFFALQNAPGDDIRLPNIKVTSVEQASTTALFDLSLIMEESGEGISGELIYNTGLFDQQSIQRMVGHLHILLEGISSAPEQVISHLPLLSKEEENLLLVEWNRTEGDYSLEQCVHELFEMHAASAPNQLAVAYLNEQLSYGEMNRKANQLAHELRRRGVVPGTNVGVYIDRSPEWLTAMVAVFKSGGCYVPLDPSYPEGRLEYMMQDARVPLLITQSVLMDRLQWTAETICIDQEETWLRSGNDNNPSITATPDDAAYIIYTSGSTGLPKGVVLKHRGLLNVARWHHERYNVTPRDRAAQAARMGFDASILEVWPFLSAGASIHIWEQDIVADAEAIRERINAEGITRCFLSPIIAEQLLDQRWPSDGSLRTMMTGGDRLQVQPPAGLPFEYTNHYGPTEYTILCTAGTVAPKKADTLNVAPSIGSVLPNTELYVLDRQRNLVPVGVPGELYIGGVGLAVGYLNREELTAEAFIPHPFKAGERLYRTGDLVRYRTDATLEFVGRADHQVKLRGFRIELGEVESVLAGHPAVNSAIVQVRETAGTGRQLVAYFTLQGEQEQMVSELRSYMKQKLPQYMIPAAWVHLDELPLTPNGKVDRKALPEPNTQENDNKENHVTPRTPVEEVLCEIWSEVLGLHRSVWQIISSS
- a CDS encoding condensation domain-containing protein, whose protein sequence is MADNFFELGGDSIVSIQMIFKANERGIALKNQQVFLYPTIAELAVRAGEVRSLNEDQGSVTGTAPLTPIQEWFFAQQHASPNHWNQSVVIKVGEPLQLDILHQSLELLESHHDALRMTFSLDNQQQAWTQTCRDSGTEVQLTIRDLSHVQDADIQATVTSELNQIQSSLDIEAGPLWHSLYMRMGSTRPDLLAIVIHHLVVDSVSWRIVMEDLENIYMKLASQQKVRLPLKTTSYLKWSERLADYASHNIPEQVEQYWTHVSEQIKWHEFQLKLDDAQGSNQVVDTAVVLRTLKVEPTTVLREEVTRQLHVQVNEVLFAAFASTLANWSASDHVWIHLEGHGREEIAEDLNLNRTIGWFTSMYPVYVNLSGVHQVDGLIKHVQEQLLRIPNKGMDYGILRYLKHHPVLTQNAVAPIASFNYLGQYQTSGKYSGFEETEEYTSLDWGSDNERGHLIDVVCWISGGELHLKWMYSSRQFSQSSVERAADYFNEVIQEAVALVQHTGMVNKLSQVLQDNQLSEFELESIANELEEEY